Genomic segment of Terriglobia bacterium:
CCGCGGCCTGCCACCAATAGCCTTTCGGCTTCGCCAGCAGCTCATCGCTCAGCTCGCGGCCCATCAGCCGGAGAATGATGGTCTGCAGCACATCCTCGGCATCATCCGCGTTACCCGTGATCCTGAAGGCTGCGTTGTAAATCAGTTTCGAGTTCTGGCGGAAGAGTTCCTCGAGCTTCTCTTCCGCAGTCGTTGGTTTCGCTTTCACAGTTATGGTCGCCATATGGTGCACCCGCAGCCGGGCGCCGGCCAAACAGAACCGGCGCCCGGCTACCGGATTTAGATGACCATCCGGTTGACGGGATCGGACCAGTCGGTATAACCCAACATGCCGTAAGCACGAACCTGGATCGTGTAGGTTGTGCCGGGCGTCAGATTATTGAGCACCGCCGGTTTCCGGGCGTTGGGAATGGTGACCGTCGTCCATGGGGTGGGCGGCGTTTGGACCGTGCCGGCCGGCGCGTAATGGACTTCCACCATACGCGCTTTCGGCATCGATTTCACGCTGACCAGCAACTGGCCGGTGTTGCCCTGATCGACCGAGGAGATCGACGCAGGAAGCAACGGCTGTGGCGCAGTCCGGCTGTACGTGGCGGGTTTGAATCCGCTCGTCATGAACACGGCCATGTCTTCTTTACACGCAACCTCGACAAAATGCGCGAGTTGCTTCAAGAGACCGACCAGGACCTTACGCTGCTTCTCCCGTTCAGCTACCGCTTTCTTACTGTCGGCAGCCTGCGCGGCAGAGGCAATGTAGGTGTCGATCGCACCCTCCAACGTGGCGGGATCGACGGGAGCGCCGGTATAAACCGGATTGTTCGGCATCGCATCATGCACCTGCTTCGCCTGCAATACCAGTTCGGACGGCTTCATCCCGTTAAAGGCAAGGGACGCTTTGATTTCAGTAGACTTTGTTCCCATTGGGAACCTCTCTTTCTCCGGGCTTGACCCAACCCGGTGGGCTAAATGGTTAACGGTTTACATCGCTTGAGGCTGCGCGCTATCGCGCTTGCCCCTTGCGGGCCACGTGAAATAACAGGGGCCGGAGTTCCGGCAAGGAGAAGGTGGCGGTCTTTTTTCTCCCCCTACTTATATAACGCTGGAAACTGCCGATTTCCTGCATTGGCCTCAAATCTTTTTTCAGGCACCGCCAGATTTCGTGGAAATCAGCGCCCGAAAGCATGGAACAGCTTGCAGCTCTTCGGCTCACCTTC
This window contains:
- a CDS encoding sigma factor; the protein is MATITVKAKPTTAEEKLEELFRQNSKLIYNAAFRITGNADDAEDVLQTIILRLMGRELSDELLAKPKGYWWQAA
- a CDS encoding fibronectin type III domain-containing protein is translated as MGTKSTEIKASLAFNGMKPSELVLQAKQVHDAMPNNPVYTGAPVDPATLEGAIDTYIASAAQAADSKKAVAEREKQRKVLVGLLKQLAHFVEVACKEDMAVFMTSGFKPATYSRTAPQPLLPASISSVDQGNTGQLLVSVKSMPKARMVEVHYAPAGTVQTPPTPWTTVTIPNARKPAVLNNLTPGTTYTIQVRAYGMLGYTDWSDPVNRMVI